GGTACTGTGCCAAGCGCTCCTGGCCGAGAACGTCCAGCGCCACCAACTCGGGCAGGCGCAGGGCGTGATGGCCGCGGTTATCGTGACCTCGTCAACGTTCGGGCCGGTGGCTGGCGGGGCGCTGACGCAGGCGTTCGGATGGCCCTCGGTGTTCCTGGTGAACCTGCCGCTTGGCCTGCTGGCGATGCTGCTGGCGCTACGCCTGCCCGCCCGGGGCGGGGGCGGCGGGTCGGGCGCGTTCGATTGGCCAGGGCTGCTGTTGTTTGCCGGAGCGGTCGTGCCGCTCCTCTTGGCGCTGGAGGGACTGCAGGGTGTCGAAGTCACCACGGCCTTCCCCGCTTTGGCTGAGATCGCGTTATCTCTAATCTGCGTCGTGCTGCTTGGGTGGTGGGAGCGGCGGGCGGCGCGGCCGCTGTTCCCGCTGAAACTTCTGCGGCGCCCGACCATGTGGCGGGCCAACGCCATGGCCGCCTGCTCCGGCGCGCTGCTAGTCAGCGAGGCGACGATCCTGCCGCTCCACCTGCGGGCGGTGGATGGTGCGTCGGCCGGGCAGATCGGTTTGATGATGCTGCCTTTGACGGCGACGGTTGGGCTGGGTTCACTGATCACCGGGTGGCTAGTCTCGCGCACCGGGCGCGTGGCCGTCTTCCCTTCGGTAGGACAGACGGCGGCGGCGCTGGGTCTGCTGCTCGTGGCGTTCGGATCCGGTCTCGCCAACGCGGTGCTCGGGCCCTGGGGCCTCCCAGCGTTGCTGGCGGTTGTGGCCGTATTTCAGGGCTCGGCGATGCCGGTGGCCCAGATCACGATGCAGTCCCAGGCCCCATCCGACCAGTTGGGCGCAGCATCGGCCGCCGTGCAGTTGTCGCGCTCGGTTGGCTCGGCGATCGGTGTCACGCTGGTGGCGGGAGGCCTGTTCGCGGCGTTGAGGCGGTACGGGGCCTCCGAAGCGTTCGCGGACGCGGTTCGACACGGGCCGTCTGTGCTGGCGGGACTGCCTGAGGCTGAGCGCATCCGGGCGGCAGACCATATCGCCGGCGGCTTCTCCGCCGCCTTCGCAACGGTCGCTGTCTTCGCCTTCCTCAACGCCGCGCTCGCTTGGACCCTTCCATTGCGCCGCCTGTAGGATCTGCTGGAGGTCTCGGGCGCGCGCGGCGCAGTAGCGCGGCCTGCGCCGAGACCGAGGACGGCTAACGACGTTGCGCCGATCCCGGGCTGCGAAGGCGCAAGCTGTGGGAACGAGTCGCCGGAAAGGACTGAGGTGAAGGGGCCGCAAACCGCAACTCGCCGTAACGACGTCTGCTTCCGCACATCGTCAACGCGAAAGCGGACGAACTGCTTTCGGCCAAGTTTGGTCATTCAGGGCAGCTCAGGTGTCCGACTAGCGGACCTTCCGAGAGTCCGAGATAGGTCAGGAGTTCGCATCTCGGTTGTCTTGGCCTGTTATGCAAGACACGATTAGGTCGCGGCTGCCGGAAAGACCCTCGTCTTCCGAGAGCAAACCCCCGAACTCCGTATATCAACGTTCGACCTTCGTCCTGCTCAAATAGGGGCGGCCTATCGCCTGAAAATAATGCGCACACCCGATGCAGTCGAGGCCACCAGTTACTTTTTGGCCGCATGAGCTAATCGCTCCCAAAACGCTGCCTATTGGCATTTCATGGGTTCGCTGACGTTTTTCTGCCGGACCCGTTGGTATTAATAAAGCTTCTGACTACTATACCGTTAGAAATTTAATGACTTCAGCCGAGTCTACTGAGGTACAAATCGACGAACGCTAACCCAAACGTCCTTACGATAAGAGGCGGTACGGTCTAAGTGCCGCTAGATAGCAGACGCTATTTCATTATTCCTAGCAACAGGTACGACGCATCGACGTTGGATCCAGCGAGCTTAGAAGTTGAGCATGCACTCAACAAAATCATTCTGGTATTCCCAGGTTTTTACGGATTTAGTCGTTCCTACGAAGTTCGGCTGGAACTCGACAATCTACTGCCCTCTTTCTACCAAGGATCCCATCCAGTCTCGGACATGCGTATACATGTGCTGCGTCTCTTCTGGAGGCAACAACGGCGGATTATGGTGTTGCACACCGGCAGGACGCGACGACATTTGTCTTTCCCTCTTCGTGGGTTTCTAACTTGGCGTTGCCTGGACACACGGCCGTATGGGCGATCGGGGCCCGTGCTCTGTAGGTCACGAAGCGGCGGCGCCCTCGTGACGGTGAGCATCGGTTCGTGGCTCACCGGAGGCCGAGCACCCGTGACACTGCGCTTGGTTCGAGCGCACCGCCACCGAAAGACAAGCGCACCTCGCCCAGCCGATACGCCTTATCGAGAACTTCCAACGGCTCGCCTTTGAGACTGCAGCGCAGCGCCGCATCTGGCGCGTAGTTGATAATAAGTCCGAACGCCTCGCCGAAGAACAGCACACCCCGTCCACCATCGGAGCCGGCCACGGTCTGCTGTGGCAATGCGTCTAGTGCCTGTTGGATGAATGTGACCGGCGACTGGGTCAGGTCAAGCGGAATTATACGCCGGCACTTCGCGCCGCCTGTTAAACCGCACATCGTAATCTGGGTCGGGATCGTGTGCTCGGTCAGAATAACAGCTTGCGGCTGGAAGCTCGCCCGCCAAGCAGCATCCTCAGCTTCCTGTTCAAGACGACATTGCTCCTCTGCTGCCTGCTTACGCAGTGCAATCAGCCGTTCCGTGTCTGAGACGGCGTGCACAACGATGTCGGGATCAATGTCCAGAGCAGCGGGAAGCCGCCTAAGGGCGAAATGGCTCTTCGCGCTGAGCGGCAGGCCGTTGCACAGCGCGTGAACTCGTCCAGCAGCCTTGGTGGGATTGGTATAGCCGAGGCTGCAGCCGAGGGCCTCGTCGCTGAGGCCGAGCTTCTGCATTTGGGTCTGGATGAGGTTTGCTAATGGTGTCCGCTGGATCATGAGCATCTCCATCCAACACGGCTGGAGGCTGGCACTCCCGCTATTGTTGCCGATTAAATCGGCCGCATCCCGGTTTCCCGGTCACCACCTTCGCCACGGCGGGCAGGTTGGTCGAGGCGCCAGCCTCATCGCGATGCACGCAGAAGCATATCAGAAATGGTCGCAGCCGCCAACGAAGGTGGCGTGTATACGGACAAGCCGAGGGCGAATTTCTGAACAGGAGAACGGATCGTCTGCTTATTGGCAGTTCAGCGGTCGTGAATGACCGGGTCTGGCCGAAAGCGGAATGGCTGTTTCCGGGCCTGGACTGCAGGAAAGCAGACATGCGCCTGAACTACGAAGCGGGCGAGATGGACGGGGGGGGGAACTGCGCACCAAATTATGATTCTTCCGGAATCATCGCGATCGAGTCGCGTGCCGGATCTTCGCCCGATAGTATGTCGTAGAAGGTGGCACCTTCGGCGGCAGATCCGGCACTCCGGCGGATCCGGGCAATGGCCCAGGTCCCTGCCGGGTGACCCGGCCACAGACTTCGTGGCGCTTTGCGCCGAGCCGGTCGACCGGACCAAAGTCGCGGCTTGGACGGGGCGCGCCGTTCGGCGCGGGGCCAAGGCGGCGTCCCGCTGGCCTGGGAGCATCGGCACTGGCCCGGACGGGCCGAAGCCTCGCACATGCAGCCGGGGCTTGCCATAGCCGTTAGCGACGCCATCGCACATTGGGAACGTGTCGCGATGGGCCTGCGGCGCTCGGCCCGGGCCGACCTGCGTTCGCCGGCCAACTTTTCGTCCGCTCGGGTCCCTTGTGATGCGCAGGGTCTTGCCGCAAAACCGGCAAACACATCTTGCAGAACCTGTTCGGCCGTTCATCACGGGATCTTCGGCTGCGGACCGACTCCGCTCCGATGAGGCGGAGCAACACCGTTCCAGCGCCCGCCCGCCCGGCGAACAGGTGCGAAATGGAAGAAACGATCAAGGCCTTTACGCTTTGGCTCGCAGTCGGGACCGAGGCGGCCGCCGCGTTGATCATTGGGCTCGCCACCATCGAGGCGGTTCTGTCCGCCTTGCTGCTGTTCGTGCCAGGATTGGCCGCGCGCCAGACCGGAGAAGGCCCGCAGGCGGCCAAGGAGCAGGTCCGGCTCAGGCTGGGCCGGTGGCTCGCCGTGGCGCTCGAGTTCGAATTGGGGGCGGACATCCTGCGCACCGCCGTGGCCCCGACTTGGTCGGAGATCGGGCAGCTCGCGGCCATAGCGGCGATCCGGACGGTCCTGAACTACTTCCTCCAGCAGGAAATCGACAAGGCGGAACGGCGACCCGCCGCCGGCCCGGCCGCAGATCCGGGCTGAGGCGCCGTGCCCATGCCGCAGCTCGATGCCTGGATCCGGACCATGGCGACGCTGATCGAGTTCGGCGGCGGCCTTCTCGTGGTGTTCGGCTGCGCGCGGGGCCTGCTACGGCTCGCCGCGGGGTTTGGAAGCCGCCGTAGCATCGTCTCGGCGCGCCTCGCCGTCGCGGACGGCATCGTGGCGGCGCTCGGCTTCAAGACGGCCGCGACCCTGCTGAAGACGATCGAGCTGCGCAGTTGGGAGGCGATCCTGATGTTCGTGGCGGTGTTCGCGCTTCGCACCTTCGTCAAACAGGCGCTCGTGCGCGAGACAGCCGTTCTCGAGGTCCCTCAAGATCACGATCGAGGACGCCTTGCCCCCTAAAGCGCATAGGCCAGGGGTTGGGTCGAAATGCGCCGGGTGGATGAATCCAGGACCGGGTCTTTCCGCCCCAGGATCCCATGGACAAGCTGACGGGTAGGCCGCAAGGAACCTCATGGGCCCCGATCGCATCCTCATCATCCGCCACGCCGAGCAGCACGACGAGCCCGGGATCGACGGCGACGGCCGGTTCGACCGGCATAGCCTCATCGTGCGCGGTTGGCAGCGCGCCGGTGCACTGATTCCCTTCTTCCGCTCCGCGGATGCGCCGGTCCCCACTCCCGGCGCGATCTTCACCTCGGCGGTCGCGCCCGGCAGCGAGAGCCGCAGGTCGCAGCAGACCGTCGCCCCCCTGCACGCCGTCCTGCGCGACGGGGGATCGGTCGCTTACGACGAACGCTTCACCAAACCCGAGACCGGAGCACTGATGTCCGAGGTCATGACCCGCCACGGGACCGTGCTGGTCGCCTGGGAGCATTCCCGCATCCCGGCCTGCGTCGCAGCATTGCCCAATGCTCCGCCAGTCCCGTCGGAATGACCGAACGACCGGTACGACTTCGACTGGGCCCTGGAGCGGCGCGGCAGCGGATGGGCGTTCAGTCAGATCGCGCAACGCCTGCTCGCCGACGACGGACCGGTCTGAGCGCCGCATGGGCGGACCGCATAGGGGGCGGTCGTTCGGCGCGGGACCGACACTGAACCGTCATTTCATCGGGTCCAGGATCTGGGCGCGGATCCAGGCCCATTCGTTCGTGGTCTTGTTGAACAGATCAGCCCTGTCCTCCGCGGTGAGATCCGCCCCGAACAGATCGGACTCTTTCGCCGTTTTCACGACCTGATCGAGATTGGTAACCACCGCCCTGACCTCGTTCGCATGCTGGGTGCCCAGGATCGCGAACAGGCGAACGGTCAGCTGCTCCAGAATGGTCACGCGGGCCCGCAAGCGGAGAGTGGTCTCATCCATGGAACGATCCTCGTTATTGCGGGACTGATGGAGCAAGCCGCTCTCGGAAACGGATCCGCGCGTACCGAGTTCGTCGGGCCGACGATTTCCATGTCCCGCCGGCGCTTCGGCCATCCTGCGCGGATGCACCGATCACCGCATTCGTTGGACCAGATCCGTTCTTACTGGCAGGATGGATGGGCACCGGCACCCTCCCCCCGCGAACTCGCGCGTCGAGGCCTCGGCAGACACGGGCTTGCCTCGGCCGGGGCGACGGCTTGACCGAGACGCTCAAGGCCACGCATCCGAATGGGCACCGAACCATCGAGAGCGCGCTCGGGTTCAATGCGCATGGCACGCGACGCGTTGCTGACAGGGATGCGGGAAGCGTGATGTCGAAGAGCACCGATCTGTCGCCGGGCCGGCTTCTGCGCGAGGCGGGCCCGCCCCTGAAGCTCGACGGCTTCACCGGGATCGAGGTGCACGATCCCAGGCTGGGAGAGGTTCTGTCCCCCGATGAGGTGCCGTCGATCCTCTATCAGTTCACCCTGCACGGCGAGGGCACGGTCTGGGATGCGTCGCGCGACCGCCTGGTGTGGTCCGACGTGCCGAACCGGCGCCTTCTCGCGTGGTATCCGGATGGCCATGTCGACGTTGCCATCGACAACACGCAGTTCATGAACGGCAATGCCGTCGATGCCGAGCAACGCCTCGTCCATTGCGAGCATGGCCGGCGATGCATCAGCCGCTCGAATGCCGACGGGGCGCCGGAACCGATCGTCACCCACTACCAGGGCAAGCGCCTGAACTCGCCCAACGACGTGACCGTGGCGCGGGATAGCACGATCTGGTTCACGGATCCGACCTTCGGCATCCTCATGCCGAACCAGGGCAGCCTCGTCGATCCCGAACTCGACCATCGCAGCGTCTACCGCTTCGATCCCCGCGACGGCGCATTGCGACGCATGGCCGACTTCGAGCAGCCGAACGGCTTGTTCTTCTCACCGGACGGGCGCACGCTCTACGTGTCCGACACGGCGCGGTCCCTCGGCGAGATCATCGGCGGCCACCAGCGCGACACACACGAGATCCAGGCGTTCGCCGTCGACGCCGACGGCAGCCTCTCAGACCGACGCCTGTTCTGCCGCACCGACCATGGCTATCCGGACGGGTTTGCGGTCGATGAGAGGGGGTGGGTTTGGACGACTGCCGGCGACGGCATCCACGTCTACGCGTCGGATGGCGTTCGTCTCGGTTTCATCCCGATGCCCGCCACGCCCTCGAACTGCTGCTTCGGCGGCCCCAAACGGCGCCGGTTGTTCATCGCCGCGCAGTCCTACCTTTTGGCGGTCGACCTGAGCGACTGAGCGGGCCTTCGCCTCCCGGAAGACGACCGGGACATCCCCTTGCTGAGCCATCCAGGAGACGCGCTCGAATATGAACGCGGCGCCCTCGTACCGCACTCAGCGGCACACGATGTCGCCGCGTCGCATATGTCCCGATCGAGCGTCGTCGGCGCCCGAAGGGCCAATCGATCGGACATGCGCAAGAATCCCTCAGCGTTCGCCGGGGACCAAGGTGGCGGGTCCGCTCGCGAAGGGATGCTCCGCCACGAGTGAGACGGGTGCATAGCTTCCGCCGATCACGACAAGCAGAAGACCGCCGACGAGACCGAAGTTCTTGAGAAAGTCCCAGAGATGCGTCCGGCCCTCGCCGTTCCTCGCCCAGAAACGCGGGAACTTCCAGAACTGGTGGTACGTCAATGCCGTGATGACGCAGAACCCGGCCAGCACGAGCGCCGCCGCGCGGTCCCACCGCCCGAGCACGATCAGCACCGGCGTAGCCCCCTCCACGGCGATGCCGAGACAGAGCAGCAGGGCTGGAAACGGCAGCGGGCCCGATTTCGCCTGACCCATCGCCTCACCCCAGTGGACGATCTTATCGTAGGCGCTCAACGGAAACATGCAGACGAGAAGAATCTTCGCAGCGAGCGGGACGGCCACCAGGTTGATCCAGATCATATAGAGACCGTGACAGCGGACATAAGTTGCTCGTGATTGGGAATTTTCGTCGAGGAATGCATGTCCTCAACGTCACCGCTACACCTCGGTTTCCCAAGAACCGTGGTGAAACTGCGAACTAGCTTCACTGCGACGGGCACGATCCCGTGAACGTATGATCCGGAACGCCAAGTGCCCACCCCTGTTGGGCGAGCGCTACCCCTCTACCGTGCCGCAGTGCGAGGCAAGCCGATGCCGCAGGACCATTACGACGTCATCGTCATAGGCTCCGGCCCCGGCGGCGGCTCGCTGACGGCACGGCTCGCCGAGACCGGCAAGCGCATCCTGCTGTTGGAACGGGGCGACTACCTACCGCGCTCGCAGGACAACTGGTCGGCCAAGACCGTCTTCGTCGACGGGGCCTATCAGGCGAAGGAGACGTGGTACGGCGGTGACGGCCAGTCGTTCAGCCCGGCGCTGCACTACTACGTCGGCGGCAACTCGAAGGTCTATGGCGCCGCGCTGTTCCGCCTGCGCGAGCGGGACTTCGGCGAGGTGCGCCACGTCGATGGGGTCTCGCCGGCATGGCCGGTCCCATACGCCGAGTTCGAGCCATACTACACCCAGGCCGAAAAGCTCTTCGCCGTTCACGGCACCCGAGGTGAGGATCCGACCGAGCCGTGGTCGAGCGGTCCCTACGATCATCCGGCCGTTACTCACGAGTCGCGCATCCAGAAACTGTCCGACGACTGGGCGCGCGAAGGGCTGACGCCATTCCACCTGCCCCTCGGGATCAAGCTGGACGAGCGCGACGGAAGGCCGACGCCAACCAGCATCTGCATCCGCTGCGACGCATTCGACGGTTTTCCCTGCCTGCTGAACGGGAAGGCCGACGCCCAGGTGATGACCGTCGATCCGACGCTCGCCAAGCACGGTAACGTCACGCTTCTCGTCAACGCCTATGTCTCGCGGCTCGAGACTGACCCGGCCGGCCGCACGGTGACCGGGGTTCGCGTGACCCGGGATAGCCGGGAGGAACGCTATACCGCCGACATCGTCGTCGTTGCCTGCGGAGCCCTATCCTCGGCGCTGCTGTTCCTGCGCTCCGCCAACGCCGCCCATCCCAACGGCCTCGCCAACGCGTCGGATCAGGTCGGGCGCAACTACATGCGCCACAACATGTCCGTGCTCATGGCCCTCTCGAAGGATGCCAACGACACGGTCTTTCAGAAAACCCTCGCCGTATCGGATTTCTACTTCGAGTCGAAGGATTGGGAGTACCCGATGGGCCTGATTCAGATGTGCGCGAAGACGCACCCGGATCAGATCCGCGGCGAGGAATTTCCGAAATGGACGGGCTTCCTGCCGAACGCCCCGTTCGACATGGTCGCACGCCATTCCATGGACTTCTGGCTGCAGAGCGAGGACCTGCCGCACCCCGACAATCGGGTGATGCTGGGACAGGACGGGCGCGTGACCCTCGACATCGAGGAGAACAACCGCGAGGCGCACCAGCGGCTGCGCGCC
The sequence above is drawn from the Methylobacterium mesophilicum SR1.6/6 genome and encodes:
- a CDS encoding DoxX family protein; the encoded protein is MIWINLVAVPLAAKILLVCMFPLSAYDKIVHWGEAMGQAKSGPLPFPALLLCLGIAVEGATPVLIVLGRWDRAAALVLAGFCVITALTYHQFWKFPRFWARNGEGRTHLWDFLKNFGLVGGLLLVVIGGSYAPVSLVAEHPFASGPATLVPGER
- a CDS encoding GMC oxidoreductase; translated protein: MPQDHYDVIVIGSGPGGGSLTARLAETGKRILLLERGDYLPRSQDNWSAKTVFVDGAYQAKETWYGGDGQSFSPALHYYVGGNSKVYGAALFRLRERDFGEVRHVDGVSPAWPVPYAEFEPYYTQAEKLFAVHGTRGEDPTEPWSSGPYDHPAVTHESRIQKLSDDWAREGLTPFHLPLGIKLDERDGRPTPTSICIRCDAFDGFPCLLNGKADAQVMTVDPTLAKHGNVTLLVNAYVSRLETDPAGRTVTGVRVTRDSREERYTADIVVVACGALSSALLFLRSANAAHPNGLANASDQVGRNYMRHNMSVLMALSKDANDTVFQKTLAVSDFYFESKDWEYPMGLIQMCAKTHPDQIRGEEFPKWTGFLPNAPFDMVARHSMDFWLQSEDLPHPDNRVMLGQDGRVTLDIEENNREAHQRLRAKLSDLLRPGGAYTYLFERSLYLGKNIPLSGTAHQAGTLRFGADPRSSVLDLDCKAHELDNLYVTDASFFPSIGAVNPTLTIIANALRVADRIAERLA
- a CDS encoding MFS transporter — protein: MTPTNPPLRRVFPPILLPTFLAVVDGTIVAAALPAMAGAFGEVERVTWVVASYLVASTVAAPVYGRLGDALGRRRLLLTALALFVAASALCACAPGILSLTGARILQGFGGGGLMVLCQALLAENVQRHQLGQAQGVMAAVIVTSSTFGPVAGGALTQAFGWPSVFLVNLPLGLLAMLLALRLPARGGGGGSGAFDWPGLLLFAGAVVPLLLALEGLQGVEVTTAFPALAEIALSLICVVLLGWWERRAARPLFPLKLLRRPTMWRANAMAACSGALLVSEATILPLHLRAVDGASAGQIGLMMLPLTATVGLGSLITGWLVSRTGRVAVFPSVGQTAAALGLLLVAFGSGLANAVLGPWGLPALLAVVAVFQGSAMPVAQITMQSQAPSDQLGAASAAVQLSRSVGSAIGVTLVAGGLFAALRRYGASEAFADAVRHGPSVLAGLPEAERIRAADHIAGGFSAAFATVAVFAFLNAALAWTLPLRRL
- a CDS encoding DUF1622 domain-containing protein, which encodes MPQLDAWIRTMATLIEFGGGLLVVFGCARGLLRLAAGFGSRRSIVSARLAVADGIVAALGFKTAATLLKTIELRSWEAILMFVAVFALRTFVKQALVRETAVLEVPQDHDRGRLAP
- a CDS encoding DUF1622 domain-containing protein, which codes for MQNLFGRSSRDLRLRTDSAPMRRSNTVPAPARPANRCEMEETIKAFTLWLAVGTEAAAALIIGLATIEAVLSALLLFVPGLAARQTGEGPQAAKEQVRLRLGRWLAVALEFELGADILRTAVAPTWSEIGQLAAIAAIRTVLNYFLQQEIDKAERRPAAGPAADPG
- a CDS encoding SMP-30/gluconolactonase/LRE family protein, whose product is MSKSTDLSPGRLLREAGPPLKLDGFTGIEVHDPRLGEVLSPDEVPSILYQFTLHGEGTVWDASRDRLVWSDVPNRRLLAWYPDGHVDVAIDNTQFMNGNAVDAEQRLVHCEHGRRCISRSNADGAPEPIVTHYQGKRLNSPNDVTVARDSTIWFTDPTFGILMPNQGSLVDPELDHRSVYRFDPRDGALRRMADFEQPNGLFFSPDGRTLYVSDTARSLGEIIGGHQRDTHEIQAFAVDADGSLSDRRLFCRTDHGYPDGFAVDERGWVWTTAGDGIHVYASDGVRLGFIPMPATPSNCCFGGPKRRRLFIAAQSYLLAVDLSD